One stretch of Bacteroidota bacterium DNA includes these proteins:
- a CDS encoding sigma 54-interacting transcriptional regulator, whose translation MSDLRQKYQKLLGDSMSQLSSEFMELTTLLKSSHVDSDVAKKVDKLFKMLMDANRRQNSETNIMFDQMEKLEKSIEQISEAKRQFEVLYSSGILFSSETEMRSLMEKAITTVVKELRADQGFIVLADESGATESVVSCNMDPEKNPEAKEMSSTVIRNTITKSEPTQFPQFDQKFSKQNSIIRLGITAAMCVPLVAKDKVFGAVYLDRRNKEKAFTEADLVYLLSFARQIVRGFEISIEITSLEKKLVAETVMKFEDLRKDLKCKDIIGSSKKLFDVLKIASKIAPTDASVILYGENGTGKDLLAHVLHHNSRRSSGSLVTINCGAIPNDLLESELFGYESGAFTGATKSKPGKIELANGGTLFLDEIGELNVNLQAKLLRVIQTREFERLGSVQSKKIDVRIIVATNRNIPEMVAAGSFREDLYYRLKVIELTMPPLRERREDVAELSKYFTQKYSNGKLIEISSDAMNVLESYVYPGNVRELDNIIQRAVVLMKSDVIEVWDLPPEIIEEEKSEPIVAGGKSLEEAETEFRKLYILRVLRAAKSKSEAAQMLGVNRTHFYKLLAQLGIEI comes from the coding sequence ATGTCTGACCTTCGACAAAAATATCAAAAACTGCTCGGCGATTCCATGAGTCAACTCTCATCCGAGTTTATGGAGTTGACGACTCTGCTTAAATCATCTCACGTTGATTCTGATGTAGCAAAAAAAGTAGATAAACTATTCAAAATGTTGATGGATGCAAACCGCAGGCAAAATAGTGAAACGAATATAATGTTCGACCAGATGGAGAAGTTGGAAAAATCGATTGAGCAAATCTCCGAAGCGAAGCGGCAATTCGAAGTATTGTATTCGTCCGGAATTTTGTTTTCGTCGGAAACGGAAATGCGTTCGTTGATGGAGAAGGCGATAACAACCGTTGTGAAAGAATTGAGGGCGGATCAAGGATTTATTGTGTTAGCTGATGAGAGTGGAGCAACAGAATCGGTGGTATCATGCAATATGGATCCCGAAAAAAACCCCGAAGCGAAAGAAATGAGTTCCACTGTTATTCGGAATACAATTACCAAATCTGAGCCAACCCAATTTCCACAATTTGATCAAAAATTTTCAAAACAGAACAGTATTATTCGATTGGGCATCACTGCTGCAATGTGCGTTCCTTTGGTGGCAAAAGATAAAGTGTTTGGTGCTGTCTATCTGGACAGGCGAAATAAAGAAAAAGCATTTACGGAAGCAGATTTAGTCTACCTTCTTTCCTTTGCCCGACAGATTGTTCGGGGATTTGAAATATCTATTGAGATTACATCGCTGGAGAAAAAGCTTGTTGCTGAAACTGTGATGAAATTTGAGGACCTTCGAAAGGACTTGAAGTGTAAAGATATTATTGGCTCCAGCAAAAAATTGTTTGATGTCCTGAAGATAGCATCGAAAATTGCTCCCACTGATGCCAGTGTAATTCTTTATGGTGAAAATGGAACAGGAAAAGATCTGCTGGCACATGTCCTTCACCACAACAGTAGAAGGTCGAGCGGATCGTTAGTAACAATCAATTGCGGAGCAATTCCAAACGATCTACTTGAATCAGAACTATTCGGTTATGAAAGCGGGGCATTCACTGGCGCCACAAAATCAAAACCAGGAAAAATTGAACTTGCCAACGGTGGAACATTATTTCTTGACGAGATTGGTGAACTGAATGTCAATCTTCAAGCGAAACTTCTGCGAGTTATTCAGACAAGAGAATTCGAGCGTCTGGGGAGCGTGCAATCCAAAAAAATTGACGTTCGAATTATAGTTGCAACGAATCGAAATATTCCGGAAATGGTTGCAGCTGGAAGTTTTCGTGAAGATCTCTATTACCGCTTAAAAGTGATTGAGTTGACGATGCCTCCGCTGCGCGAACGAAGGGAAGATGTCGCCGAGCTCTCCAAATACTTTACGCAGAAATATTCCAATGGAAAATTGATCGAAATTTCTTCTGATGCCATGAATGTGTTAGAAAGTTATGTCTATCCCGGCAACGTACGCGAATTGGATAATATTATTCAACGGGCTGTTGTCTTGATGAAAAGTGATGTCATTGAAGTGTGGGACCTTCCGCCGGAAATCATCGAAGAGGAAAAATCCGAACCGATCGTTGCCGGAGGGAAATCGTTGGAAGAAGCTGAAACGGAATTCCGAAAATTATACATTCTTCGAGTACTCCGAGCTGCGAAATCAAAATCCGAAGCAGCTCAAATGCTTGGAGTAAACCGCACACACTTCTATAAATTATTAGCTCAATTAGGAATTGAAATCTAA
- a CDS encoding response regulator, with product MAKILVVDDETSIRNMISAVLKSRGHETIEADNGVTALDLIKTQYPQLIISDVMMSNMNGFMLREILQQDPLTARIPMIIITGLANEAGAWKSDPSVEYLSKPFKINELMSLVNQKLNVNAE from the coding sequence ATGGCAAAAATATTAGTTGTTGACGACGAAACTTCTATTCGAAATATGATTTCAGCGGTTCTGAAATCGCGAGGACATGAAACAATTGAAGCAGATAATGGAGTAACAGCGCTTGATCTGATTAAAACGCAATATCCTCAGTTAATTATCAGTGATGTGATGATGTCCAACATGAATGGTTTTATGTTGCGCGAAATACTTCAGCAGGATCCGTTGACGGCAAGAATTCCAATGATCATCATAACAGGATTAGCGAACGAAGCGGGGGCTTGGAAATCCGATCCATCCGTAGAATATCTTTCGAAACCGTTCAAGATAAATGAATTGATGTCTCTTGTGAATCAAAAACTGAATGTAAACGCCGAATAA
- a CDS encoding T9SS type A sorting domain-containing protein, protein MIRLHIISLLIFSATLFSQDPGDVHFDYRFGIPGTSYYQTKLCVDPRNGDVYVGGDQFTHAGTVAAKNIAKWVRATGRWEALGSGIIGGNPSPEVKAWVVDPRNGDLYVAGGFTTAGEFSANGLAKWNGTAWSAISGNNYQGITAMTINPNNGDLYVSYGSVTIAGVNAVRIARWDGTKWNPLGAGISSSVNTMIYDAVTNVLLVGGQFNTLDGKMIRGLAKWNGTSWDSVGFSFLNSGATGVGNIYSIALDGVNIYVGCSYVKVGSKLIPNLAKWNGSSWSAVDSLLDTGIGNVTVVNGELFATGVHRQSQSSNSVMSNLARFSNGKWEGLGMISGYASAQIEKIASYQNEVIVAGRQITGAGNVSVKNVARYSMASKEWLALNSLSTLGIDLAYGHYAKANGNLFLAGEIRIPGSPSIQRWTGYGWAPVGRGLYYGLGSNAEPSAMTSGDNGDVYVAGKISFGLNTDSSKVMASSIIKWNGTTNKWEALGTGIFDNSIYSLVYQNGKLYVGGSFTVNSNNKIKNLAVWDGVKWDSITSVGGVVRSIAFAQNGDLVIGGQFTSLANNASLKFLGKWNGVKWDSLGIKPNASVRKILSKGNAIFVSGDFTNIGGKSIISLAKWNGSQWDTVSSAVSQVQDFAFQGDTLFVSGNIAGLGYQFNTGVGYFINNSWTKLGSGFENFLWYDTKSPVAPSRIFVDGGDVWFAGNFNFAGNRPMLGIARWNSAATISTVQRIDENIPARFTLEQNYPNPFNPATIIRFEIQNTDATTLKIYDIVGREVTTLVHEKLNVGTYEMKFDATKLSTGIYFYQLRSGNFVETKKMNFIK, encoded by the coding sequence ATGATTCGCTTACACATCATTTCATTATTGATTTTTTCGGCAACCTTATTTTCTCAAGATCCTGGCGATGTTCATTTCGATTATCGTTTTGGAATTCCTGGTACGAGTTATTACCAAACGAAACTCTGCGTTGATCCACGTAACGGGGATGTGTATGTCGGTGGCGATCAGTTTACACATGCAGGAACAGTGGCGGCGAAAAATATTGCAAAGTGGGTCCGTGCAACAGGAAGATGGGAAGCACTTGGATCAGGAATTATCGGAGGAAATCCTAGTCCCGAAGTAAAGGCATGGGTTGTAGATCCTCGAAACGGTGATCTTTATGTTGCCGGAGGATTTACAACGGCAGGGGAGTTCAGCGCAAATGGATTGGCAAAATGGAACGGTACTGCCTGGTCGGCAATTTCAGGCAATAACTATCAAGGTATTACTGCAATGACAATAAATCCAAACAATGGTGATTTGTATGTTTCTTATGGATCCGTGACAATCGCAGGTGTGAATGCGGTACGTATTGCCCGATGGGATGGGACAAAATGGAATCCGCTTGGTGCTGGAATTTCTTCATCAGTAAATACCATGATCTATGATGCCGTAACAAATGTTCTGCTTGTAGGTGGTCAGTTTAATACCCTTGACGGGAAAATGATACGCGGACTTGCAAAATGGAATGGTACTTCGTGGGATTCCGTCGGATTTTCATTCCTGAATTCAGGCGCAACTGGAGTTGGAAACATTTATTCTATTGCCCTGGATGGAGTGAATATTTATGTCGGTTGCAGTTATGTGAAAGTCGGTAGTAAATTGATCCCCAATCTTGCAAAATGGAACGGGTCTTCGTGGAGTGCTGTGGATTCGCTGCTCGATACAGGGATCGGAAATGTTACTGTGGTCAATGGTGAGTTGTTCGCCACGGGTGTGCATCGTCAATCTCAATCAAGTAATTCTGTAATGAGTAATTTGGCAAGATTCAGTAACGGTAAATGGGAAGGGCTTGGTATGATTTCCGGTTATGCTTCGGCGCAGATTGAAAAGATCGCATCGTATCAAAATGAAGTGATTGTGGCCGGAAGGCAGATCACCGGAGCAGGAAATGTCTCTGTAAAGAATGTTGCACGCTATTCAATGGCATCAAAAGAATGGCTTGCTCTGAATTCACTCTCCACGCTTGGCATCGATTTAGCATACGGTCATTATGCAAAAGCGAATGGAAATCTTTTTCTGGCAGGTGAAATCCGTATTCCAGGGTCTCCTAGTATTCAACGGTGGACAGGGTACGGCTGGGCACCAGTCGGGCGAGGATTGTATTACGGACTAGGAAGTAACGCTGAACCTTCAGCAATGACATCCGGCGATAATGGCGATGTGTATGTTGCAGGTAAAATCTCGTTTGGACTAAATACGGATAGCTCAAAAGTTATGGCAAGCAGCATTATCAAATGGAACGGGACCACAAATAAATGGGAAGCGTTGGGAACAGGAATATTTGATAACAGTATTTATTCTCTCGTTTATCAAAATGGGAAATTATATGTTGGCGGTTCCTTTACCGTAAACAGTAACAATAAGATCAAGAATCTTGCCGTGTGGGATGGTGTCAAGTGGGATTCTATTACATCTGTCGGCGGCGTGGTGCGAAGTATTGCATTTGCTCAAAATGGTGACCTCGTGATTGGAGGTCAATTTACTTCTTTGGCAAATAATGCATCATTAAAATTTCTGGGAAAATGGAATGGAGTAAAATGGGATTCGCTTGGAATAAAACCGAATGCATCGGTGAGAAAAATCCTTTCCAAAGGTAACGCGATATTTGTAAGTGGTGATTTTACCAACATCGGTGGTAAATCCATTATCTCGCTGGCAAAATGGAATGGATCTCAATGGGATACCGTATCGTCAGCCGTGAGTCAAGTTCAGGATTTTGCATTCCAAGGGGACACCTTGTTTGTGAGTGGAAATATTGCAGGTTTGGGGTATCAATTCAATACAGGAGTTGGATATTTTATCAATAACAGTTGGACGAAGTTGGGGAGCGGTTTTGAAAATTTTCTATGGTATGATACGAAAAGTCCTGTTGCACCTAGCAGAATATTTGTTGATGGCGGAGATGTTTGGTTCGCGGGTAATTTTAATTTCGCCGGAAATAGACCAATGCTTGGTATCGCACGATGGAACAGCGCAGCAACTATTTCCACGGTACAACGAATAGATGAAAACATACCGGCAAGGTTTACCTTGGAACAAAATTATCCCAATCCTTTTAATCCTGCCACAATAATTCGCTTTGAGATCCAAAATACAGATGCGACGACATTGAAAATTTATGACATTGTCGGGCGGGAAGTAACAACACTTGTACATGAAAAACTTAATGTGGGAACATATGAAATGAAATTCGATGCAACAAAACTTTCGACCGGAATTTATTTCTATCAGTTGCGCAGTGGCAATTTTGTTGAAACAAAAAAAATGAATTTCATTAAATAA
- a CDS encoding methylated-DNA--[protein]-cysteine S-methyltransferase — translation MKSSAYFHLGRWEIEGGFKLRSGMVKAHPAFYFSQSYKKIKNFFLALYFYLTYIFQPLFYLHTKSMSKVYCTSIDSKIGTIYIASTEKGVCKICIPKETKKDFFSWLRTNFNDDDVVDNKSRNKEVIDQLTRYFNGKLAKFSAPIDLIGTSFQLRVWKELRNIPYGTTISYKQLARRAGVPRGFQAVGLANSCNPLPIIVPCHRVIGSDGSLTGYAAGIKTKEFLLRAEGAILI, via the coding sequence TTGAAATCGTCCGCGTATTTCCATCTGGGGAGGTGGGAAATTGAAGGCGGTTTCAAATTACGAAGCGGGATGGTGAAGGCTCATCCCGCTTTTTATTTTTCTCAGTCTTACAAAAAAATAAAGAATTTCTTTCTTGCGCTCTATTTTTATCTTACCTATATTTTCCAGCCGTTATTCTATCTCCATACCAAGTCAATGTCAAAAGTCTACTGCACATCAATCGATTCCAAAATCGGAACCATCTACATCGCATCCACAGAAAAAGGTGTGTGTAAAATCTGTATTCCCAAAGAAACGAAGAAAGATTTTTTTTCTTGGCTGAGGACAAATTTTAATGATGACGATGTCGTCGATAATAAAAGCCGGAATAAAGAAGTGATCGATCAATTGACACGGTATTTCAATGGCAAGCTCGCAAAGTTTTCCGCACCGATTGATCTCATTGGAACCTCGTTTCAACTCCGCGTATGGAAAGAATTACGGAACATACCCTACGGCACGACAATCTCCTATAAACAACTCGCACGGCGGGCAGGCGTTCCGCGTGGCTTCCAAGCAGTAGGGCTTGCCAATAGCTGCAATCCCTTACCGATCATTGTCCCATGCCATCGTGTCATCGGTTCAGACGGTTCATTGACCGGTTATGCTGCCGGAATTAAGACGAAAGAATTTCTTCTCCGTGCCGAAGGCGCGATACTCATTTAA
- a CDS encoding T9SS type A sorting domain-containing protein — MRAKVFFLSFLTISLVYSQVFWKRTEPYSGALNKMYFGGGDTIYGTQNSGFTRSIDNGTTWSTPVIVDYVTDMAVAPNGYIFLSENQKKISRSTNKGTSWTVVGNGITQTSCSSVIATASGALLVGTAAGIYRSTNNGDGWQKIAGGAQLGSDTTIGALATYDGKTVYAFTRVNSSFDYSYAVRSTDDGVTWTKSANKLDSVAVYKAIVHPNGSIYVRSGNGIRYSSDGGNSWSAIGFYQQYVNDLAYGPNGEIFAVVDNNNLNEIYKTTNNGVVWTKITTPFISGSSLAVNKSGNIFLGQDQMYRSTDGGTTWKGLPVSFPNVTLMTESPRHELFFTAGGSAYQKLYRSSDFGQTWNPMNTGVVGIPIVGFYADTLLVADNYYAAKIYRSIDNGKSFKPISGITVLSGYVNALLGTSYQSIIAGTSTGIFRSTNHGKDWLKVSNSPLSYLYQLSNGTMFGFRTFFGAGVFRSIDSGSTWVELKNGIGSTSIYSLAFAPNGNLFIGANGGAFRSTDDGDNWVRIDTQKVSKPYGIYIAVNTDGKLFFGGANSGINSNVYQSTNFGVTWNLISNNITTIDNQASLRSLFTSSNGDLFAGTSSGLFQSASKITNILDASTSVPESFTLYQNYPNPFNPSTTIRFTVRDAGIVSVTVYDLIGRKMKELVNSSMQPGSYSVTFDASKFSSGIYFYSLRSGTNILTKKMSLIR; from the coding sequence ATGCGTGCAAAAGTTTTTTTCCTGAGTTTTCTAACAATCTCATTGGTTTATTCTCAAGTATTTTGGAAACGGACAGAACCGTATAGCGGTGCATTAAACAAAATGTATTTTGGCGGCGGCGATACAATTTACGGTACGCAGAATTCCGGTTTCACTCGTTCGATAGACAATGGCACAACGTGGTCAACGCCGGTGATTGTTGATTACGTCACTGACATGGCGGTTGCACCGAACGGATATATTTTCTTGTCGGAAAATCAGAAAAAGATCTCCCGTTCCACAAACAAAGGCACGAGTTGGACAGTTGTCGGGAATGGTATTACACAAACTTCGTGCAGTAGTGTCATTGCAACGGCAAGTGGTGCGCTGCTTGTTGGTACTGCTGCTGGAATTTATCGTTCAACAAATAATGGGGATGGTTGGCAAAAAATTGCCGGAGGAGCTCAACTTGGAAGTGATACAACAATTGGAGCATTAGCAACGTACGACGGAAAAACGGTATACGCTTTTACAAGGGTGAATTCCTCTTTTGATTACAGTTATGCTGTGCGTTCCACAGACGATGGTGTTACCTGGACGAAGAGTGCAAATAAGTTAGATTCAGTTGCTGTGTATAAAGCAATTGTCCATCCGAATGGATCCATTTATGTACGCTCGGGAAATGGGATACGGTATTCCTCCGATGGCGGAAATTCTTGGAGCGCAATTGGTTTTTATCAGCAGTACGTCAACGATCTTGCGTACGGACCAAACGGAGAAATTTTTGCCGTTGTAGATAATAACAATCTCAACGAAATCTATAAAACAACTAACAATGGAGTTGTGTGGACGAAGATAACAACGCCGTTTATCTCCGGCAGCAGTCTTGCGGTAAATAAATCCGGAAATATTTTTCTTGGACAAGACCAAATGTATCGTTCAACAGACGGGGGAACGACATGGAAAGGATTACCGGTTTCTTTTCCCAACGTCACATTAATGACGGAAAGTCCGAGACACGAACTATTCTTTACGGCAGGTGGCAGCGCCTATCAGAAGCTATATCGGTCTTCAGATTTTGGGCAGACATGGAATCCAATGAACACCGGAGTGGTAGGGATTCCTATTGTGGGATTTTATGCAGATACGCTTCTGGTTGCTGATAACTATTATGCCGCAAAAATTTATCGCTCCATCGATAATGGAAAGTCGTTTAAACCTATTTCCGGGATCACCGTTTTGAGCGGTTATGTGAACGCGCTGCTCGGAACATCGTATCAATCGATTATTGCAGGAACATCCACAGGAATTTTTCGAAGTACAAATCATGGGAAAGATTGGTTAAAAGTTTCCAACAGTCCGTTATCATATCTTTATCAGCTTTCAAACGGAACGATGTTTGGATTTAGAACATTCTTCGGTGCCGGTGTTTTTCGCTCAATCGATAGCGGAAGCACGTGGGTTGAATTAAAAAATGGTATCGGAAGTACTTCAATCTACAGCCTCGCATTTGCGCCAAATGGAAATCTTTTCATTGGAGCAAATGGGGGAGCTTTTCGGTCGACGGATGATGGGGACAATTGGGTTCGTATCGATACGCAAAAAGTAAGTAAACCGTATGGCATTTATATCGCAGTCAATACTGACGGGAAGCTGTTCTTTGGCGGTGCAAATAGCGGAATCAATTCAAATGTCTATCAATCGACTAATTTTGGCGTAACGTGGAATTTGATTTCCAACAACATTACAACAATTGATAATCAAGCCTCGCTACGATCATTGTTCACGTCGTCTAACGGAGATCTTTTTGCCGGCACTTCTTCGGGATTATTTCAAAGTGCGTCGAAGATTACAAACATTCTCGATGCTTCAACATCTGTCCCAGAATCATTCACACTCTATCAGAATTATCCAAATCCGTTTAATCCTTCTACCACAATTCGCTTTACGGTGCGCGATGCCGGAATAGTATCAGTAACAGTTTATGATCTAATCGGCAGGAAGATGAAAGAACTCGTGAATTCTTCAATGCAGCCTGGATCATATTCTGTCACCTTTGATGCATCAAAGTTCTCAAGCGGTATCTATTTCTATTCTTTACGATCCGGAACAAATATTCTTACAAAAAAAATGTCTTTGATACGATAA